The proteins below are encoded in one region of Chloroflexota bacterium:
- a CDS encoding deoxyguanosinetriphosphate triphosphohydrolase codes for MNSSRHNIRLWLEEKEESLSPYAMKARLSAGRLKTEEPCPMRTAFQRDRDRIIHCKAFRRLKHKTQVFIAPLGDHYVTRLTHTLEVSQIARSISRALNLNEDLTEAIALGHDLGHTPFGHTGEEVLNEISPFGFRHNEQSLRVVDLLEKEGAGLNLTFEVREGILKHSKSRTDIMGEGWETPDTLEGQVCKIADVVAYINHDIDDALRANVINENDLPNPVTSRFGKSRSDRINAMIWDILSYSWAARGEGSGLTSQEVKPMIGVSPAAGEVMNILREFLFERVYHSSAVQIEADKAREVIRLLYQHFSEHEQNLPTDYALRDEPLARRVVDYVAGMTDQYALQIAGEAGLI; via the coding sequence GTGAATTCATCCCGGCATAATATCCGGCTTTGGCTGGAAGAGAAGGAAGAATCCCTTTCCCCTTACGCCATGAAGGCCAGATTGTCTGCGGGAAGGCTCAAAACTGAGGAGCCATGCCCTATGCGCACTGCCTTCCAGCGTGACCGTGACCGTATCATTCACTGTAAGGCTTTTCGCCGTCTGAAGCACAAGACCCAGGTGTTCATTGCACCCCTGGGCGATCACTACGTCACCCGATTGACCCACACTCTTGAGGTTTCACAAATCGCCCGTTCCATATCCCGTGCCTTGAATCTTAATGAGGACCTGACCGAGGCGATCGCTCTGGGGCACGACCTGGGGCATACTCCCTTCGGTCACACAGGGGAGGAGGTTCTGAACGAAATCTCACCCTTCGGTTTTAGGCATAACGAGCAAAGCCTGAGGGTGGTTGACCTGCTAGAAAAGGAGGGTGCCGGGCTTAACCTTACCTTTGAGGTAAGAGAGGGTATTTTGAAGCATTCAAAATCAAGAACTGACATCATGGGTGAAGGCTGGGAAACACCGGATACTCTGGAAGGACAGGTATGTAAGATCGCTGATGTTGTGGCCTACATAAACCACGATATCGACGATGCTCTGCGGGCTAATGTCATTAACGAAAACGACCTTCCAAATCCGGTCACTTCCAGATTTGGGAAGTCTCGTTCCGACCGGATTAACGCCATGATCTGGGATATCTTGAGTTATTCCTGGGCAGCCAGGGGGGAAGGCTCAGGGTTGACAAGCCAAGAAGTAAAACCGATGATTGGAGTGAGTCCAGCGGCAGGCGAGGTCATGAACATCCTCCGAGAATTCCTTTTTGAGAGGGTGTACCACTCCAGTGCGGTACAGATAGAAGCCGACAAAGCCAGAGAGGTGATACGTCTTCTGTACCAGCACTTTAGCGAACACGAACAGAATCTGCCTACGGACTACGCCCTTCGGGATGAACCTCTAGCTCGAAGAGTGGTGGATTATGTCGCTGGCATGACTGACCAGTATGCGCTTCAGATAGCAGGGGAGGCTGGTCTTATCTAA
- a CDS encoding DNA primase, producing MVSLIDEIKQRVDIVEVVSWYVPGLKKAGRSFKASCPFHAEKTPSFFVFPERQSWHCFGACATGGDAFSFVMKKEGVDFGEALRILAQRTGVPLVPPQPSGSQREEQQLREINEAAAEYYHRLLLSQIGQSARSYLAQRGVAEKTIEDFQLGLSLDSWEALHDELTRKGYPGDMLLAAGLLVEKEQGRVYDRFRNRLMFPIRGADGRVVGFGARAMDDSLPKYLNSPQTPVFDKSSTLYGIDRAKSAIRKQNLAIVVEGYMDVIMAHQYGFNNVVASLGTALTEKQVGIIKKLTKNLTLALDADAAGEMAMLRGQEVISQTFGQLTSVSGWTDAKYENPYDAHWKVAILPQGKDPDDIIRESAEQWQHLVSQATPVIEYVFNTVASKLDLTDLKGKSSAVDQLLPVVKEIGDPVSQAHYLQKLCRLVGVDERELASALRRLKGSARLREKRELEQPSILISSLLLTDPLAEYCLSLLVRYPHLRSLPLGLSPDFFHHSEARQLFLAWRDSADLDSMRGTLDGFLRGYLEVLVEKPLPPMSEKEQEEALGDCVRRLRERWLKDLKAKEEALISDLQDEGSTAELEELQQLGVKLNTELCEVFLQGKERKTKEQRYKE from the coding sequence ATCGTGAGCCTCATTGATGAGATAAAACAAAGGGTAGACATTGTGGAGGTGGTCTCCTGGTATGTTCCTGGTTTGAAGAAGGCAGGACGTAGCTTCAAGGCATCTTGCCCCTTCCACGCTGAAAAGACTCCTTCGTTCTTTGTGTTCCCAGAGCGCCAGAGTTGGCACTGCTTCGGGGCATGTGCTACAGGCGGTGACGCATTTTCCTTTGTGATGAAAAAGGAGGGGGTTGACTTCGGGGAAGCGCTGCGTATTCTAGCGCAAAGAACAGGCGTGCCCCTCGTCCCCCCACAACCCAGTGGGAGTCAAAGAGAGGAACAACAATTAAGAGAGATAAATGAGGCTGCTGCCGAGTATTATCACCGTCTACTCCTCTCTCAGATCGGTCAGTCGGCGCGAAGCTACTTAGCCCAGCGCGGCGTTGCGGAGAAAACTATCGAAGACTTTCAACTGGGTCTCAGCCTGGATAGCTGGGAGGCATTGCATGATGAGCTAACCCGGAAAGGCTACCCTGGGGACATGCTACTGGCTGCTGGTTTGTTGGTGGAAAAGGAGCAGGGAAGGGTTTACGATCGCTTTCGCAACCGGCTGATGTTTCCCATAAGGGGCGCAGATGGAAGGGTGGTGGGCTTTGGGGCCAGAGCCATGGATGACTCGTTGCCGAAATACCTTAATTCACCTCAGACGCCTGTGTTTGACAAGAGCAGCACCCTCTACGGTATTGACCGAGCCAAGTCTGCTATTAGAAAGCAGAACCTGGCTATAGTGGTAGAGGGCTACATGGATGTTATCATGGCCCATCAATATGGCTTCAACAATGTGGTTGCTTCTCTGGGGACGGCTCTCACTGAGAAGCAGGTCGGCATCATCAAGAAGCTGACCAAGAACCTCACCTTGGCTCTAGATGCCGATGCCGCTGGTGAAATGGCCATGCTTAGAGGGCAGGAAGTAATCAGCCAGACTTTCGGGCAACTAACGTCTGTGTCAGGCTGGACGGATGCCAAGTATGAGAATCCTTACGATGCCCATTGGAAAGTCGCCATCCTGCCCCAGGGGAAGGATCCTGATGATATCATAAGAGAAAGTGCGGAACAATGGCAGCATCTGGTAAGTCAAGCTACGCCAGTCATCGAGTATGTTTTCAACACGGTGGCCTCCAAGCTTGACTTGACTGACCTCAAAGGCAAATCTTCTGCTGTGGATCAACTCTTGCCAGTTGTGAAGGAGATTGGTGATCCGGTAAGTCAGGCACACTACCTGCAAAAACTGTGCCGCTTAGTGGGTGTAGATGAGCGGGAACTGGCTTCAGCGCTTAGAAGGCTGAAAGGATCAGCCAGGCTAAGAGAGAAGCGCGAACTGGAGCAACCTTCAATTCTCATATCCTCTTTACTTCTTACTGACCCGTTGGCGGAATACTGTCTATCCCTGCTGGTTCGCTATCCGCATCTGCGAAGCCTACCCTTGGGTCTATCCCCAGATTTCTTCCATCATAGCGAAGCTCGCCAGCTTTTCCTCGCCTGGCGAGATTCTGCTGATCTTGATTCAATGCGTGGCACTCTTGACGGGTTTCTTCGTGGGTATCTGGAAGTACTAGTGGAGAAGCCACTTCCCCCAATGAGTGAAAAGGAGCAGGAAGAGGCTCTTGGCGATTGTGTCCGCCGCCTTCGAGAGCGCTGGCTAAAAGATCTGAAAGCCAAAGAAGA